From the genome of Impatiens glandulifera chromosome 9, dImpGla2.1, whole genome shotgun sequence, one region includes:
- the LOC124915756 gene encoding probable arabinosyltransferase ARAD1 translates to MVGKSVLTLTFIIILLITYAIFTGTIDPKSYFFPQLQSQSIEYSTPNCSTDSPLRVYMYDLPRRFNVGMIDRRSYMNETPVTAQNFPPWPRTSGLMKQHSVEYWLMASLILYEQNKNNGNNNLLEAIRVFDPETAEVFFVPFFSSMSFNIHGRNMTDPDTEFDRQLQVDVIKYLRESRQYERSKGRDHVIVMHHPNSFRFLRDQLNASILIVADFGRNPKIVSNLSKDVVAPYAHVVDSFVDDISPTPYESRTTLLFFRGRTVRKADGVVRAKLKKILAGYKDVRYEHGLATDESIKLSSKGMRSSKFCLSPAGDTPSSNRLFDAIVSHCVPVVVSDKIELPFEDELDYNKFCVFFSINEALTPGYMVKQLRNFHKEKWLEMWRQLNNVSHYFEYDQYPPRKELGATYMIWRQVKNKVPIINLALHRNGRLKVPDWWLN, encoded by the exons ATGGTCGGAAAGTCCGTTCTTACGTTGACATTCATCATAATCCTTCTTATCACCTACGCCATCTTCACAGGTACAATCGATCCAAAATCATACTTTTTCCCTCAATTGCAGTCCCAATCGATTGAATATTCGACACCTAATTGTAGCACCGATTCGCCCCTCCGGGTATACATGTACGATCTTCCTCGGAGATTCAACGTGGGGATGATAGATCGTAGGAGTTACATGAATGAAACTCCGGTGACCGCCCAGAATTTCCCCCCATGGCCGAGGACATCGGGACTTATGAAACAGCACAGTGTTGAGTATTGGCTCATGGCTTCATTAATATTGTACGAACAGAACAAAAACAATGGGAATAATAATCTCCTTGAAGCTATAAGAGTTTTCGATCCGGAAACGGCTGAGGTTTTCTTCGTCCCGTTTTTCTCTTCCATGAGTTTCAATATTCATGGCCGTAATATGACCGATCCGGACACGGAATTTGATCGGCAATTACAG GTTGatgtaataaaatatctaaGGGAGTCGAGACAATATGAAAGGTCAAAAGGACGAGATCATGTCATTGTGATGCATCATCCCAACTCCTTCAGGTTCCTTAGAGATCAATTGAATGCTTCAATTCTTATTGTGGCAGATTTTGGCCGCAATCCTAAAATTGTATCAAATTTAAGCAAGGATGTGGTTGCCCCTTATGCACACGTGGTCGACTCCTTTGTGGACGATATTTCACCAACTCCTTACGAGTCTCGCACCACTCTTCTTTTCTTTCGCGGCAGAACAGTGCGAAAAGCC GATGGGGTTGTTCGAGCTAAACTCAAGAAGATATTGGCCGGTTATAAAGACGTTCGTTACGAGCATGGTCTTGCAACAGATGAAAGCATAAAATTG TCCTCAAAAGGGATGCGATCATCCAAGTTCTGTTTGAGTCCTGCGGGAGACACCCCATCTTCTAACCGCCTATTTGATGCAATTGTGAGCCATTGTGTCCCCGTGGTTGTGAGCGACAAAATTGAACTCCCATTTGAGGATGAACTGGACTATAATAAGTTTTGTGTCTTCTTCTCGATCAATGAGGCTCTAACCCCTGGTTACATGGTTAAACAACTCCGCAATTTTCATAAAGAGAAATGGTTAGAAATGTGGAGACAACTCAATAATGTATCACATTATTTTGAATATGACCAATATCCTCCGAGGAAAGAGCTGGGTGCAACTTATATGATATGGAGACAAGTCAAAAACAAGGTTCCAATCATTAATCTCGCTCTACATAGAAATGGCCGCTTGAAAGTGCCAGATTGGTGGCTTAATTAG